A single Limanda limanda chromosome 19, fLimLim1.1, whole genome shotgun sequence DNA region contains:
- the tbxta gene encoding T-box transcription factor T-A: MTSSNPDQRLEHLLSAVENEFQKGSEKGDASERDIKLTLDDADLWTKFKELTNEMIVTKTGRRMFPVLRASVSGLDPNAMYSVLLDFVAADNNRWKYVNGEWVPGGKPEPQSPSCVYIHPDSPNFGAHWMKAPVSFSKVKLSNKLNGGGQIMLNSLHKYEPRIHIVKVGGIQKMISSQSFPETQFIAVTAYQNEEITALKIKHNPFAKAFLDAKERSDHKDIPDHGADSQQSGYSQLGGWFLPGQSPICPSSSPPQFSSPAAHSSGSYCERYSSLRSHRSAPYPSHYPHRTSSTNNYMDNTSGSLPSHDSWSALQIPNSTGMGTLSHTTNSSSNSGQYPSLWSVAGSTLTPSGSASGSIPGGLTSQFLRGSSYTGLTSALPVASPSSMYDPSLTEVGVGEAQFESSIARLTASWAPVAQSY; the protein is encoded by the exons ATGACTTCTTCCAACCCCGACCAGCGCCTGGAGCATCTCCTCAGCGCCGTGGAGAACGAGTTCCAGAAGGGCAGCGAGAAGGGCGACGCATCCGAGCGGGATATTAAACTGACGCTGGACGATGCAGACCTGTGGACCAAGTTCAAAGAGTTGACCAACGAGATGATTGTCACCAAGACTGGAAG GAGGATGTTCCCGGTGCTCAGGGCCAGCGTCAGCGGCCTGGACCCAAACGCAATGTACTCGGTGCTGCTGGATTTCGTGGCCGCGGACAACAACCGGTGGAAGTACGTGAACGGGGAGTGGGTCCCCGGTGGGAAACCCGAGCCCCAGAGCCCCAGCTGCGTCTACATCCACCCGGACTCCCCCAACTTCGGCGCTCACTGGATGAAAGCGCCAGTCTCCTTCAGCAAAGTCAAACTCTCCAACAAACTCAATGGAGGCGGACAG ATCATGCTGAATTCTCTGCACAAGTATGAGCCCAGGATACACATTGTGAAGGTTGGCGGGATCCAGAAGATGATCAGCAGCCAGTCTTTCCCTGAAACGCAGTTCATCGCCGTCACTGCTTACCAGAACGAAGAG ATCACTGCTCTGAAGATAAAGCACAATCCATTTGCGAAGGCCTTCCTGGATGCCAAAGAAAG gagcGACCACAAAGACATCCCCGATCACGGCGCAGACAGTCAACAGTCTGGATACTCTCAGC TTGGAGGTTGGTTCCTCCCAGGCCAGAGTCCCATCTGCCccagcagcagccccccccagTTCAGCAGCCCGGCAGCCCACTCCTCCGGCTCGTACTGCGAGCGCTACTCCAGCCTGAGGAGCCACAGATCCGCCCCGTACCCCAGCCACTACCCCCACCGCACCTCCAGCACAA acaacTATATGGACAACACCTCCGGTTCTCTGCCGAGTCACGACAGCTGGTCTGCTCTTCAGATCCCCAACTCCACAGGCATGGGAACTCTGTCCCACACCACTAACTCCTCATCCAATTCCGG tcaGTACCCCAGTTTATGGTCGGTGGCTGGCTCCACCCTCACCCCTTCGGGCTCGGCCTCAGGCTCCATACCCGGGGGTCTGACCTCCCAGTTCCTGAGGGGCTCATCCTACACGGGCCTGACCTCCGCGCTGCCCGTCGCCTCGCCTTCTTCCATGTACGATCCCAGCCTGACTGAGGTCGGAGTCGGGGAGGCCCAGTTTGAGAGCTCCATCGCTAGGCTGACCGCGTCGTGGGCGCCAGTAGCTCAGAGCTACTGA